The Gymnogyps californianus isolate 813 chromosome Z, ASM1813914v2, whole genome shotgun sequence genome has a window encoding:
- the ALDOB gene encoding fructose-bisphosphate aldolase B produces MTHQFPALSPEQKKALSEIAQRIVASGKGILAADESVGTMGNRLQRINVENTEENRRAFREILFSSDASINQNIGGVILFHETLYQKDSSGKPFPALIKEKGIVVGIKLDKGTAPLAGTNGETTIQGLDGLAERCAQYKKDGADFGKWRAVLKITSTTPSQLAIQENANTLARYASICQQHGLVPIVEPEILPDGDHDLQRCQYVTEKVLAAVYKALNDHHVYLEGTLLKPNMVTAGHSCPKKYTPQDVAVATVTTLLRTVPAAVPGICFLSGGQSEEEASVNLNAMNQSPLPKPWKLTFSYGRALQASALAAWVGKSENKKAAQEAFRKRAQINSLACRGQYVVSGKTDTASTQSLFTASYTY; encoded by the exons ATGACCCACCAATTCCCAGCGCTGTCtccagagcagaagaaagctctTTCAGAGATTGCTCAGCGGATTGTGGCTTCAGGAAAGGGGATCTTAGCTGCAGATGAATCAGTGG GTACCATGGGGAACAGGCTGCAGAGGATCAATGTGGAGAACACAGAGGAGAATCGCCGGGCTTTTCGAGAGATCCTCTTCTCTTCAGATGCTTCCATCAACCAGAACATTGGGGGAGTGATCCTCTTCCATGAGACTCTTTATCAGAAAGACAGCAGTGGAAAGCCATTTCCAGCTCTCatcaaagaaaaaggcattgtGGTGGGAATAAAG CTGGATAAAGGCACAGCACCCCTAGCAGGAACAAATGGAGAAACCACCATCCAAG GGCTGGATGGACTGGCTGAGCGCTGTgcccagtacaagaaagatggtGCTGACTTTGGCAAGTGGCGTGCAGTGCTGAAGATAACCAGCACAACACCCTCTCAACTCGCCATCCAAGAGAATGCCAACACATTGGCACGCTATGCCAGCATCTGCCAGCAG caTGGCTTGGTGCCCATTGTGGAGCCAGAAATCTTGCCTGATGGAGACCATGATCTCCAACGCTGTCAGTATGTCACAGAAAAG GTTCTGGCTGCTGTCTACAAGGCCTTGAATGATCATCATGTGTACCTGGAAGGGACACTGCTGAAACCCAACATGGTGACGGCTGGGCATTCCTGCCCCAAGAAGTACACCCCTCAGGATGTAGCCGTAGCAACTGTCACTACTCTTCTCCGCACCGTTCCTGCTGCCGTTCCTG GAATCTGCTTCCTGTCCGGAGGTCAGAGTGAAGAGGAGGCTTCTGTCAACCTGAACGCCATGAATCAGTCCCCTCTGCCTAAGCCTTGGAAACTAACCTTTTCGTATGGGAGAGCCCTGCAAGCCTCTGCCCTGGCAGCATGGGTGGGCAAAAGCGAGAACAAGAAGGCTGCACAGGAGGCCTTCCGCAAGCGGGCACAG attaacAGTTTGGCTTGCAGAGGACAGTATGTCGTGTCTGGGAAGACTGACACAGCTTCCACGCAGTCACTTTTCACTGCCAGCTACACCTACTGA
- the MRPL50 gene encoding 39S ribosomal protein L50, mitochondrial isoform X1: MAAVAALRVAGRRLGLGAPARRAFWGGLSKKEEKEVEADKIIHQEKSEPSLICPPPRSRNYLPPEDIQSYLESHVKEIFGPSLPDNWQQTSLKENRLKYRLLAQLAAELGHAVPNSQLHLMNSAEDVLNFYSTPVKDASKFDELCAAELPPNLKIIWEQ, translated from the exons ATGGCGGCTGTTGCCGCGCTGCGGGTGGCGGGACGGCGGCTGGGCCTCGGCGCTCCGGCGCGCAGGGCGTTTTGGGGCGGCCTGAG CAA gaaggaagaaaaagaagtagaagCAGACAAAATAATTCATCAAGAGAAAAGTGAACCCAGCCTGATCTGTCCCCCACCACGCAGCAGAAACTATCTTCCTCCGGAGGATATACAGAGCTACCTTGAGTCTCATGTCAAGGAGATTTTTGGACCCTCGCTTCCTGATAATTGGCAGCAGACATCCCTCAAAGAAAACAGGTTAAAGTATCGCCTCCTGGCTCAGCTGGCAGCAGAACTTGGTCATGCTGTCCCCAATTCACAGCTGCACCTGATGAACAGTGCTGAGGATGTCTTGAATTTCTATAGCACTCCTGTGAAGGATGCGTCCAAGTTTGATGAACTGTGcgctgcagagctgcccccaAACCTGAAGATTATCTGGGAGCAGTGA
- the MRPL50 gene encoding 39S ribosomal protein L50, mitochondrial isoform X2, translating to MPSSPPCRGCTASRQEEKEVEADKIIHQEKSEPSLICPPPRSRNYLPPEDIQSYLESHVKEIFGPSLPDNWQQTSLKENRLKYRLLAQLAAELGHAVPNSQLHLMNSAEDVLNFYSTPVKDASKFDELCAAELPPNLKIIWEQ from the exons ATGCCCTCATCGCCTCCATGCCGAGGGTGCACTGCTAGCAGGCAG gaagaaaaagaagtagaagCAGACAAAATAATTCATCAAGAGAAAAGTGAACCCAGCCTGATCTGTCCCCCACCACGCAGCAGAAACTATCTTCCTCCGGAGGATATACAGAGCTACCTTGAGTCTCATGTCAAGGAGATTTTTGGACCCTCGCTTCCTGATAATTGGCAGCAGACATCCCTCAAAGAAAACAGGTTAAAGTATCGCCTCCTGGCTCAGCTGGCAGCAGAACTTGGTCATGCTGTCCCCAATTCACAGCTGCACCTGATGAACAGTGCTGAGGATGTCTTGAATTTCTATAGCACTCCTGTGAAGGATGCGTCCAAGTTTGATGAACTGTGcgctgcagagctgcccccaAACCTGAAGATTATCTGGGAGCAGTGA